Proteins encoded by one window of Pseudomonadota bacterium:
- a CDS encoding type II toxin-antitoxin system VapC family toxin: MTSEKIMVDSNVLLDVLTEDASWFEWSAAKISQYADQSILCINPIIYSEVSMGFECIEDLEAALPEDVFTRVPLPFEAAFLAGKCFLKYRRAGGVKRSPLPDFLIGAHAAVKKMTLLTRDSSRFRSYFPGLNLICP, translated from the coding sequence TCTCCTTGATGTGCTTACCGAGGACGCAAGTTGGTTTGAGTGGTCCGCTGCAAAAATTTCTCAATATGCTGATCAATCAATCCTCTGCATCAATCCTATCATCTACTCTGAGGTATCTATGGGTTTCGAATGTATCGAGGATCTTGAGGCCGCTCTGCCCGAAGATGTTTTTACCCGTGTTCCTCTCCCTTTTGAGGCAGCCTTTCTAGCTGGTAAATGTTTTTTGAAGTATCGGCGGGCTGGTGGAGTAAAACGTTCACCATTGCCTGATTTTTTGATTGGGGCCCATGCTGCAGTAAAAAAAATGACCCTGCTTACCAGAGACAGTTCTCGTTTTCGATCATACTTCCCTGGGTTGAATTTGATTTGTCCTTAA